In Sandaracinaceae bacterium, the following proteins share a genomic window:
- the tmk gene encoding dTMP kinase: protein MIEGLLIAIEGIDGAGTTTQTRLLADALAARGLPIHTTREPSDGPIGVLIRQMLTGRVVVPGLGGPRAPRWTTMALLFAADRVDHLDAEVIPNLMDGVTVLTDRYDYSSVAYQSLTAGGDRADTIAWVRTLNAQARRPDLTIVLDVSPENASSRRQTRSGTRELFEEDDLQAQLANFYLRIEDHFPGDNIVHIEANDGIEATAARVLHAVKVLRREA from the coding sequence ATGATCGAGGGCCTCCTCATTGCCATCGAGGGTATCGATGGTGCCGGAACGACCACCCAGACCCGCCTGCTAGCCGACGCGCTGGCCGCGCGCGGTCTCCCCATCCACACCACGCGTGAGCCCAGCGACGGCCCCATCGGCGTGCTCATCCGCCAGATGCTCACCGGCCGGGTGGTGGTGCCCGGGCTCGGCGGCCCGCGCGCGCCCCGCTGGACCACCATGGCGCTGCTCTTCGCGGCCGACCGCGTGGACCACCTGGACGCCGAGGTCATCCCCAACCTGATGGACGGAGTGACGGTCCTCACGGACCGCTACGACTACTCCTCGGTCGCCTATCAGTCGCTCACCGCGGGCGGCGACCGCGCGGACACCATCGCGTGGGTGCGCACGCTCAACGCCCAGGCGCGGCGCCCGGACCTGACCATCGTGCTGGACGTCAGCCCCGAGAACGCGTCGAGCCGGAGGCAGACGCGCTCCGGCACTCGCGAACTCTTCGAGGAAGACGACCTGCAGGCGCAGCTCGCCAACTTCTACCTGCGCATCGAAGACCACTTCCCCGGCGACAACATCGTCCACATCGAGGCCAACGACGGCATCGAGGCCACGGCCGCGCGGGTGCTGCACGCGGTGAAGGTCCTGCGGCGGGAAGCCTGA
- a CDS encoding FecR domain-containing protein: MTSHDDKRPISDVHARFLDDLSAAVDGDADALQAAADLLAESDEARDLLFDAKRVASRVGDAGGDFVPQPGLEARVLAALDARGGAQVAPAAAPVPVAVASVPTQPAPVAAVAAAPVSTQVGTPDPLDSPWAGGRKDKADAFGSAVDTVPEKKRPSAVADTNERAPEAAPRAGVRRSGLALVVGGGALFAIAAVATLAYVGGNMFGGDPEAPVVAAQGWNAEVVTVLRAADESTESGVSVRMAGATAFLPAAQGVTVTAGATFRTDARTRALLRLSDGTQLTINRDSEVTLETTGPRNLRLERGELLAEVAHLSAGPNANLYTAHGHIEVLGTKFLLTTDAAMASVQVLRGEVRAHGAAGSVEVKAGQEGILRPSVAATVTPAMHLASQVGWSELGDVAGDEDMPVPGIGELRAHRPGERQAQERPLAISEHKVSVRIVGNVARTEVEEAFRNDGDDTLEGVYRFPMPPDARVASLQLLIDGTWEEGAIVGRDRAQAIWRGVIRNATPEQQRQQQQEEWIWVPGPWRDPALLEWQRGGRFELRIFPIPAHGERRVRITYEQTISPSAGGERRYVYPMAHSAADDDSTRVGHFEVDVRVAGEGTQAKARGYEVASTREEGADRLRFSSDNFRPAGDLIIDYQLPGGEAEVRYWTFQGAATTPPGDRSTSRSDSTRSDRQSAEDQSVLLQQAVHADTRPYVVFALRPELPAWAEQRARSYAFVVDSSQSMVGDRFERASQLLRRVVAEMDRRDRFTVLACDVRCESFGDPTTPTADAVAQLERFLTKIEPAGSTNVVEALRAGRDALATGQDGRDVHVVYVGDGLSSAGFRRPGLVSGQVTELARTGVSFNTLGIGQDADAAGLSVIAQAGGGQYVPFVPGQRIAEAAIAVLEATYGASLRNPTLQVPAGVTDVSPTSLPTLRAGQEVLVVGRLASGATTTGELRLTGSVAGRPFENRYPVTLTPTTSAGNAFVPRIYASTTITELERSAKGSDNARIVALSKAFQVLSSQTSMLVLESEAMFRAFDVDRARPALAWTGEGEIVEGTSSGVVDVGSLGDLDSALSSASMARGMGASNADMMGGEGGVAQRRPAAAPARTSAPSAEAAPMEMAAFDDGPFDRGRGGSMRRMRRVSIREGYIRTDSGVRERDTAAVTAAEAALREQPDSRDRHRELVRALSRAGSLVRAEEVARQWITRDALDTEALTYLADVIGRRGERDRALRYLSGIVDLNPENEGLQERLALAYERAGKTEQACSHRVALAEVESDDATHVASAARCRRALGDATGAEGLLSGMDTPRNQETARSAVDSPASPEAVRGDLMLDATWSGSDDVDLTLVTPQGTRLSWMGGRTSVVGDDAARTGRERLGLRRAAVGSYYIEVSRVQRADQQPVRGEIRVRTPSETRSIPFTLTDERVVVGRVDIVTRWVVR, encoded by the coding sequence ATGACCAGCCATGACGACAAGCGACCCATCAGCGACGTTCACGCGCGCTTCCTGGACGACCTCTCGGCCGCCGTGGATGGCGACGCCGACGCACTGCAGGCGGCGGCGGACCTGCTGGCCGAGTCGGACGAGGCCCGCGACCTGCTCTTCGACGCGAAGCGCGTGGCGAGCCGCGTGGGCGACGCCGGCGGTGACTTCGTGCCGCAGCCGGGCCTCGAGGCCCGCGTGCTGGCCGCGCTCGACGCGCGTGGCGGGGCCCAGGTTGCCCCCGCAGCTGCTCCCGTGCCCGTGGCGGTGGCCTCGGTGCCGACGCAGCCCGCTCCGGTGGCCGCGGTGGCCGCAGCGCCCGTGAGCACGCAGGTGGGCACGCCCGACCCGCTCGACAGCCCGTGGGCCGGCGGTCGCAAGGACAAGGCGGACGCGTTCGGCTCGGCGGTGGACACCGTGCCCGAGAAGAAGCGGCCCAGCGCGGTGGCTGACACCAACGAGCGTGCTCCCGAGGCGGCCCCCCGCGCGGGGGTGCGGCGCTCCGGCCTCGCGCTGGTGGTGGGCGGCGGCGCGCTGTTCGCCATCGCCGCCGTGGCCACGCTGGCCTACGTGGGCGGCAACATGTTCGGCGGTGACCCCGAGGCGCCCGTGGTGGCGGCCCAGGGCTGGAACGCCGAGGTGGTCACCGTTCTGCGCGCCGCCGACGAGTCCACCGAGAGCGGCGTGAGCGTGCGCATGGCCGGAGCGACTGCGTTCCTGCCGGCGGCGCAGGGCGTGACGGTGACCGCTGGCGCCACGTTCCGCACGGACGCTCGCACCCGGGCGCTGCTGCGCTTGAGCGACGGCACCCAGCTGACCATCAACCGCGACAGCGAGGTCACCCTCGAGACCACCGGGCCACGCAACCTGCGCCTCGAGCGTGGCGAGCTGCTGGCCGAGGTGGCGCACTTGTCGGCGGGCCCCAATGCGAACCTCTACACGGCGCACGGGCACATCGAGGTGCTGGGCACCAAGTTCCTGCTCACCACCGACGCGGCCATGGCCAGCGTGCAGGTGCTGCGCGGCGAGGTGCGTGCGCACGGCGCCGCTGGCTCGGTGGAAGTGAAGGCCGGCCAAGAGGGCATCCTGCGCCCGAGCGTGGCCGCCACCGTGACCCCCGCCATGCACCTCGCGTCCCAGGTGGGCTGGAGCGAACTGGGCGACGTGGCCGGCGACGAAGACATGCCGGTGCCGGGCATCGGTGAGCTGCGCGCGCATCGCCCGGGTGAGCGCCAGGCGCAGGAGCGCCCGCTCGCCATCTCGGAGCACAAGGTGTCCGTGCGCATCGTGGGCAACGTGGCCCGCACCGAAGTGGAAGAGGCCTTCCGCAACGACGGCGACGACACGCTCGAGGGCGTCTACCGCTTCCCCATGCCGCCCGACGCGCGCGTGGCCAGCCTGCAGCTCTTGATCGACGGCACCTGGGAAGAGGGCGCCATCGTGGGGCGTGACCGCGCGCAGGCCATCTGGCGCGGCGTGATCCGCAACGCCACCCCCGAGCAGCAGCGTCAGCAGCAGCAAGAGGAGTGGATCTGGGTGCCCGGACCCTGGCGTGACCCGGCCCTGCTCGAGTGGCAGCGCGGCGGGCGCTTCGAGCTGCGCATCTTCCCCATCCCGGCGCATGGCGAGCGGCGCGTGCGCATCACCTACGAGCAGACCATCAGCCCCTCGGCGGGTGGCGAGCGGCGCTACGTGTACCCCATGGCGCACAGCGCGGCGGACGACGACTCCACCCGCGTGGGCCACTTCGAGGTGGACGTGCGCGTGGCCGGCGAAGGCACGCAAGCGAAGGCGCGCGGCTATGAAGTGGCCAGCACGCGTGAAGAGGGCGCGGACCGGCTGCGCTTCTCGTCCGACAACTTCCGCCCCGCGGGCGACCTGATCATCGACTACCAGCTGCCCGGTGGTGAGGCCGAGGTGCGCTACTGGACCTTCCAGGGCGCTGCGACCACGCCCCCCGGCGACCGCTCCACGAGCCGCTCGGACAGCACGCGCAGCGACCGGCAGAGCGCCGAGGACCAGAGCGTTCTGCTGCAGCAAGCCGTGCACGCCGACACGCGCCCCTACGTGGTGTTCGCGCTGCGTCCGGAGCTCCCGGCGTGGGCGGAACAGCGAGCGCGCAGCTACGCCTTCGTGGTGGACTCGAGCCAGAGCATGGTGGGTGACCGCTTCGAGCGCGCCAGCCAGCTGCTGCGCCGCGTGGTGGCCGAGATGGACCGCCGCGACCGCTTCACGGTGCTGGCGTGCGACGTGCGCTGCGAGAGCTTCGGCGACCCCACCACGCCCACGGCGGACGCGGTGGCGCAGCTCGAGCGCTTCCTCACCAAGATCGAGCCGGCCGGCTCCACCAACGTGGTGGAGGCGCTGCGCGCCGGCCGTGACGCGCTGGCCACCGGCCAAGACGGCCGTGACGTGCACGTGGTGTACGTGGGCGACGGCCTCAGCTCCGCGGGTTTCCGGCGCCCCGGCCTCGTCTCCGGACAGGTCACCGAGCTGGCCCGCACGGGGGTCTCGTTCAACACGCTGGGCATCGGGCAGGACGCCGACGCCGCCGGGCTCTCGGTCATCGCTCAAGCGGGTGGCGGGCAGTACGTGCCCTTCGTCCCCGGGCAGCGCATCGCCGAGGCCGCCATCGCGGTGCTCGAGGCCACCTACGGCGCGTCGCTGCGCAACCCCACGCTGCAGGTGCCCGCGGGCGTCACCGACGTGTCACCCACGTCGCTGCCCACGCTGCGCGCCGGGCAAGAGGTGCTGGTGGTCGGTCGCTTGGCGAGCGGCGCCACCACCACCGGCGAGCTGCGCCTGACGGGCTCGGTGGCCGGGCGTCCCTTCGAGAACCGCTACCCCGTGACGCTCACGCCCACCACGTCGGCGGGCAACGCGTTCGTGCCGCGCATCTACGCGAGCACCACCATCACGGAGCTGGAGCGCTCCGCCAAGGGCAGCGACAACGCGCGCATCGTGGCGCTGAGCAAGGCCTTCCAGGTGCTCTCGAGCCAGACCTCCATGCTGGTGCTGGAGAGCGAGGCCATGTTCCGCGCGTTCGATGTGGACCGGGCGCGGCCGGCGCTGGCCTGGACGGGCGAGGGCGAGATCGTGGAGGGCACCTCCAGCGGTGTCGTGGACGTGGGCTCACTCGGTGACCTCGACTCGGCCCTGTCTTCCGCGTCCATGGCGCGTGGCATGGGGGCCAGCAACGCAGACATGATGGGCGGCGAGGGCGGCGTGGCGCAGCGTCGGCCCGCGGCGGCGCCTGCCCGCACCTCGGCGCCGTCTGCAGAGGCAGCGCCCATGGAGATGGCGGCCTTCGACGACGGTCCCTTCGACCGGGGCCGGGGCGGCAGCATGCGCCGCATGCGCCGGGTCTCCATCCGCGAGGGCTACATCCGCACGGACTCCGGCGTGCGCGAGCGCGACACCGCCGCCGTGACCGCCGCCGAGGCCGCGCTGCGCGAGCAGCCCGACAGCCGCGACCGCCACCGTGAGCTGGTGCGAGCCCTCTCCCGCGCCGGCTCGCTGGTGCGCGCCGAAGAGGTGGCCCGTCAGTGGATCACCCGCGACGCGCTCGACACCGAGGCGCTCACCTACCTGGCCGACGTGATTGGCCGCCGGGGCGAGCGCGACCGCGCGCTGCGCTACCTCTCGGGCATCGTGGACCTGAACCCCGAGAACGAGGGCCTGCAGGAGCGGCTGGCGCTGGCCTACGAGCGCGCCGGGAAGACCGAGCAAGCCTGCTCCCACCGCGTGGCGCTGGCCGAGGTGGAGAGCGACGACGCCACCCACGTGGCGAGCGCGGCCCGCTGCCGCCGTGCGCTCGGCGACGCCACCGGCGCCGAGGGGCTGCTGAGCGGCATGGACACGCCGCGCAACCAGGAGACCGCGCGCTCCGCGGTGGACAGCCCGGCGTCGCCCGAGGCGGTGCGTGGTGACCTGATGCTGGACGCCACCTGGAGCGGCAGCGACGACGTGGACCTCACGCTGGTCACGCCGCAGGGCACGCGCCTCAGCTGGATGGGCGGCCGCACGAGCGTGGTGGGCGACGACGCCGCGCGCACCGGCCGCGAGCGCCTGGGCCTGCGCCGCGCTGCGGTGGGCAGCTACTACATCGAGGTCAGCCGCGTGCAGCGCGCCGACCAGCAGCCCGTGCGCGGTGAGATCCGCGTGCGCACTCCGAGCGAGACGCGCTCCATCCCGTTCACGCTGACCGACGAGCGCGTGGTGGTGGGACGCGTGGACATCGTGACCCGCTGGGTGGTGCGCTGA
- a CDS encoding RNA polymerase sigma factor gives MNEPDPIADAIRQGAYRDAVALSARHHGIALGRFCMALLGDAAEAEETTQETLIAAFDAFPQYRGEGSVRGFLFGIARRLCAKRLTTLVRRERRLQLVHDASPESQTPADLLDRRRRAMRVRDALEALKPSEREAVVLRYESGLPYREIAELMAIDEPAARKRVSRALLQLRTTLTDEVMR, from the coding sequence ATGAACGAGCCTGATCCCATCGCTGATGCGATTCGCCAAGGGGCCTATCGCGACGCGGTGGCACTCTCCGCTCGTCACCACGGAATCGCTCTCGGGCGCTTCTGCATGGCCCTCTTGGGGGACGCCGCAGAAGCCGAAGAGACCACCCAAGAGACGCTGATCGCCGCGTTCGATGCCTTTCCCCAGTATCGGGGTGAGGGCAGCGTGCGCGGCTTTCTGTTCGGGATCGCCCGGCGCCTGTGCGCGAAGCGGCTCACGACGCTGGTGCGACGTGAGCGGCGGCTGCAGCTGGTGCACGACGCGAGCCCCGAGTCTCAGACGCCCGCCGATCTCCTCGATCGACGGCGTCGGGCCATGCGGGTGCGCGACGCGCTCGAGGCGCTGAAGCCCAGCGAACGCGAGGCGGTGGTGCTGCGCTACGAGAGCGGGCTGCCGTATCGCGAGATCGCCGAGCTGATGGCGATCGACGAGCCGGCCGCCCGCAAGCGCGTGAGCCGTGCGCTCCTCCAGCTCCGTACGACCCTGACCGACGAGGTGATGCGATGA
- a CDS encoding heavy metal-binding domain-containing protein encodes MFISGMSGNEIYCLAQKGFSPGEIAVGNSVYSMGLGGALGAIGRSVSGGEIRQITEMISDGRHSAISRMEQEAQRSGAQGITGVETTLGTLAGFTEFFSQGTAVHTDRGVPFFSSAASGIELYCHLDAGYQPVKFVMGNIAYALGIGRGLTGSVRTLARGEVKEFSSMYNEIRHTALERLRREAAAAGANAVVDVQVRMLPYGPGTVELLLTGTASHHPLLSSGPVPQHQVVTSELSGEELWNLAAMGYVPHQLVMATSVYSLGVAASIGALFRSIQRGELPEVTQLIYQARENALELVRKEAQAIGADRVIGNRLQIREIGSGLVEVVALGTAVKRAPEGMRPATPHLIPQAVIVDKSTRKPDESVTGLGAPLGGPMARAHQAGNSAGSRAIGLIIGLLGRCCSAAASRG; translated from the coding sequence ATGTTCATCAGCGGAATGTCGGGGAACGAGATCTACTGCCTGGCGCAGAAGGGCTTCTCTCCCGGCGAGATCGCGGTCGGCAACAGCGTCTACTCCATGGGCCTCGGCGGCGCGCTCGGGGCCATTGGGCGCAGCGTGTCCGGCGGTGAGATCCGGCAGATCACGGAGATGATCAGCGACGGCCGGCACTCGGCCATCTCGCGCATGGAACAAGAGGCGCAGCGCAGCGGCGCGCAGGGCATCACCGGGGTGGAGACCACGCTCGGCACGCTGGCGGGCTTCACCGAGTTCTTCTCGCAGGGCACGGCGGTGCACACGGACCGCGGGGTCCCGTTCTTCTCGTCGGCGGCCAGCGGCATCGAGCTCTACTGCCACCTCGACGCGGGCTACCAGCCGGTGAAGTTCGTGATGGGCAACATCGCCTACGCGCTCGGCATCGGGCGCGGCCTGACCGGCAGCGTGCGCACGCTGGCGCGTGGCGAGGTGAAAGAGTTCTCCTCCATGTACAACGAGATCCGCCACACCGCGCTCGAGCGCCTGCGGCGTGAGGCAGCCGCGGCGGGCGCCAACGCCGTGGTGGACGTGCAGGTGCGCATGCTGCCCTACGGCCCCGGCACGGTGGAGCTGCTGCTCACGGGGACGGCCTCGCACCACCCCCTGCTGTCGAGTGGTCCCGTGCCGCAGCACCAGGTGGTCACCAGCGAGCTGAGCGGCGAGGAGCTCTGGAACCTGGCCGCCATGGGGTATGTCCCGCATCAGCTGGTGATGGCCACCAGCGTGTATTCGCTGGGCGTCGCGGCCAGCATCGGCGCGCTGTTCCGCAGCATCCAGCGCGGCGAGCTGCCCGAGGTCACGCAGCTCATCTATCAGGCGCGCGAGAACGCGCTCGAGCTGGTTCGCAAGGAGGCGCAGGCCATCGGCGCGGACCGCGTGATCGGCAACCGGCTGCAGATCCGCGAGATCGGCTCGGGCCTGGTGGAGGTGGTGGCGCTGGGCACAGCGGTGAAGCGCGCCCCCGAGGGCATGCGGCCCGCGACGCCTCACCTGATCCCGCAGGCGGTCATCGTGGACAAGAGCACCCGCAAGCCGGACGAGAGCGTGACCGGGCTGGGGGCACCGCTGGGCGGGCCCATGGCGCGGGCTCACCAGGCGGGCAACTCCGCCGGGTCACGAGCCATCGGGCTGATCATCGGGCTCCTGGGGCGCTGCTGTTCAGCTGCTGCCTCTCGGGGCTGA
- a CDS encoding alpha/beta hydrolase, giving the protein MDLELYEQHGTLPAIDGVPLFYGRAGVGTAGIPLVLNDGIGCDGFAWRHLMPMLAERHPVVHWNYRSHGRSGSGASLSRLTLPALAEDMVRVMDGLHLERAVLLGHSMGTQVALEAYRLAPDRVAGLVLLCGSSGRITHTFHGGDMLHRVLPTVSTLVARNRSAARGVFGRIPASVAYRLGTLSGEIDKRTFRLADFERYWDHIATMDPDRFLTLLDAAGSHSAEDLLPNITAPTLVVAADGDTFTPPELAKQMADRIPGAEHFLVRAASHGAPVEHPVEIQLRIEKFLRERVELTAAPPAHTTSAT; this is encoded by the coding sequence ATGGACCTCGAGCTCTACGAGCAACACGGCACCCTGCCGGCCATCGATGGGGTGCCGCTCTTCTATGGTCGCGCGGGCGTGGGCACAGCGGGCATCCCGCTGGTGTTGAACGACGGCATCGGCTGTGACGGCTTCGCGTGGCGTCACCTGATGCCCATGCTGGCCGAGCGTCACCCCGTGGTGCACTGGAACTATCGCTCGCACGGGCGCAGCGGCAGCGGCGCCAGCCTCTCGCGGCTGACGCTGCCCGCGCTCGCCGAAGACATGGTGCGCGTGATGGACGGCCTGCACCTCGAACGCGCGGTGCTGCTGGGCCACTCCATGGGCACGCAGGTGGCCCTCGAGGCCTACCGCCTCGCGCCCGACCGGGTGGCCGGGCTGGTGCTGCTGTGCGGCAGCTCGGGGCGCATCACGCACACCTTCCACGGCGGCGACATGCTGCACCGCGTGCTGCCCACCGTGAGCACCCTGGTGGCCCGCAACCGGAGCGCCGCGCGCGGCGTGTTCGGTCGCATCCCCGCGAGCGTGGCCTACCGGCTGGGCACCCTCTCGGGCGAGATCGACAAGCGCACGTTCCGGCTGGCCGACTTCGAGCGCTACTGGGACCACATCGCCACCATGGACCCGGACCGCTTCCTGACGCTGCTGGATGCCGCAGGCAGCCACAGCGCCGAGGACCTCTTGCCGAACATCACCGCCCCCACGCTGGTGGTGGCCGCCGACGGCGACACCTTCACGCCGCCGGAGCTGGCCAAGCAGATGGCCGACCGCATCCCGGGCGCCGAGCACTTCCTGGTGCGGGCCGCCAGCCACGGCGCGCCCGTGGAGCACCCGGTCGAGATCCAGCTGCGCATCGAGAAGTTCCTGCGCGAGCGCGTGGAGCTCACGGCAGCGCCGCCCGCCCACACGACCAGCGCGACCTGA
- a CDS encoding TIGR04563 family protein → MSGSDKRKQSLYFPESMLDDIQHEAARLDRSLSWIVQRCVKIGLSEIRKLPSVNDIDDADSDD, encoded by the coding sequence ATGTCTGGGTCAGATAAGCGTAAGCAAAGTCTCTACTTTCCGGAGTCGATGCTGGATGACATCCAGCACGAGGCCGCGCGGCTCGACCGCTCCCTCTCCTGGATCGTGCAGCGCTGCGTGAAGATCGGCCTGTCCGAGATTCGCAAGCTGCCGTCCGTCAACGACATCGACGACGCCGACTCGGACGACTGA
- a CDS encoding S41 family peptidase — protein sequence MAIAAVPFASANRSSADGSEPSPFANLGIFARALAHVEVSYVEPVDSERLVQGAIRGMLGSLDPHTTYLDPEEFAMLRNDAEGRFAGIGVEVGVRDGWLIVLGVLPESPAERAGLLPGDRFLVIEGRDARDMRLPDAIRLMRGEVGTLVRVTLRREGEAADVRVELRRGYVEVDAVTSLLLPDGVLYVRLYTFSDNTTPALREAIDTALAARPEGLRGVVLDLRNNGGGLLHQAVLVSDEFLDSGVIVTTRGRGGVLLQESTAHTAGTRPRWPMVVLVNGLTASASEIVAGALRDHQRALIVGTRTFGKGSVQNVVELPDGSAMKLTVARYYTPSGRSIQAEGIAPDIEVAQVPSSVLRLVGGSSFSERSLEGHLDGQDATVEPEGASPARGAEREGGQGERAPSFEHDVQARTALDTLRALIRAEAAAAPR from the coding sequence GTGGCCATCGCGGCGGTGCCTTTTGCGTCTGCAAACAGATCGTCAGCAGACGGAAGCGAGCCGAGCCCCTTCGCCAACCTGGGCATCTTCGCCCGCGCGCTGGCCCACGTGGAGGTCAGCTACGTGGAGCCCGTGGACAGCGAGCGCCTGGTCCAGGGGGCCATCCGCGGCATGCTGGGCAGCCTCGATCCGCACACCACGTACCTGGACCCCGAGGAGTTCGCCATGCTGCGCAACGACGCCGAGGGGCGCTTCGCGGGCATCGGCGTGGAGGTGGGCGTGCGGGACGGCTGGCTCATCGTGCTGGGCGTGCTGCCCGAGAGCCCGGCGGAGCGAGCGGGCTTGCTGCCGGGGGACCGCTTCCTCGTGATCGAGGGGCGGGACGCGCGCGACATGCGGCTCCCCGACGCCATCCGGCTGATGCGCGGCGAGGTGGGCACGCTGGTGCGCGTGACGCTGCGGCGCGAGGGCGAGGCCGCCGACGTGCGCGTGGAGCTGCGCCGGGGCTACGTGGAGGTGGACGCCGTCACCTCGCTGCTGCTGCCCGACGGGGTGCTCTACGTGCGCCTCTACACCTTCTCGGACAACACCACGCCAGCGCTGCGCGAGGCCATCGACACGGCCCTGGCGGCGCGCCCCGAGGGGCTGCGCGGGGTGGTGCTGGACCTGCGCAACAACGGCGGCGGGCTCCTGCACCAGGCCGTGCTGGTGAGCGACGAGTTCCTCGACAGTGGAGTCATCGTGACCACCCGTGGGCGCGGAGGCGTGCTGCTGCAGGAGAGCACCGCGCACACCGCCGGGACGCGCCCGCGCTGGCCCATGGTGGTGCTGGTGAACGGCCTCACGGCGAGCGCCTCCGAGATCGTGGCGGGCGCGCTGCGCGACCACCAGCGCGCGCTCATCGTGGGGACGCGCACGTTCGGCAAGGGCAGCGTCCAGAACGTGGTCGAGCTCCCCGACGGCAGCGCCATGAAGCTGACCGTGGCGCGCTACTACACGCCCAGCGGGCGCTCCATCCAGGCGGAGGGCATCGCGCCGGACATCGAGGTGGCGCAGGTGCCGTCGTCGGTGCTGCGCCTGGTGGGCGGGTCGTCGTTCAGCGAGCGCTCGCTCGAGGGCCACCTCGACGGGCAGGACGCCACCGTCGAGCCCGAGGGCGCGTCTCCGGCACGAGGCGCGGAGCGTGAGGGCGGTCAAGGCGAGCGGGCGCCCAGCTTCGAGCACGACGTCCAGGCTCGCACCGCCCTCGACACGCTGCGGGCGCTCATCCGTGCCGAGGCGGCCGCGGCTCCGCGCTGA
- a CDS encoding dihydrofolate reductase has translation MGTLAPLGLIVARAKHNGAIGRDNQLVFRIKEDLQHFKRETMGHPVLMGRKTFESIGKPLPGRTNVVITRNPEFHAEGVTVAHSLEEALAAVSGEAAMPYLIGGGDLYAQALPRVTWLVVTEVDREAEGADTFFTYPEDDFRVVDTRAGETPGVTFVFLERVPTTLVGWAG, from the coding sequence ATGGGCACGCTCGCGCCGCTCGGTCTCATCGTGGCGCGCGCCAAGCACAACGGGGCCATCGGCCGCGACAACCAGCTGGTCTTCCGCATCAAGGAAGACCTCCAGCACTTCAAGCGCGAGACCATGGGGCACCCGGTGCTCATGGGCCGCAAGACGTTCGAGAGCATCGGCAAGCCGCTGCCCGGCCGCACCAACGTGGTCATCACGCGCAACCCCGAGTTCCACGCCGAGGGGGTCACGGTGGCCCACAGCCTGGAGGAGGCGCTCGCGGCGGTGAGCGGCGAGGCGGCCATGCCGTACCTGATCGGCGGCGGCGACCTCTACGCGCAGGCGCTGCCGCGGGTGACCTGGCTGGTGGTCACCGAGGTGGACCGCGAGGCCGAGGGCGCAGACACGTTCTTCACCTACCCCGAGGACGACTTCCGCGTGGTGGACACGCGCGCCGGCGAGACGCCCGGGGTGACCTTCGTGTTCCTCGAGCGGGTGCCCACCACGCTGGTGGGCTGGGCCGGCTAG
- a CDS encoding thymidylate synthase, with protein MKAYLELLQHVVERGKPRGDRTGTGTRSVFGYQLRVDLAEGFPLLTTKKVHLKSIVNELLWFIHGETHVEWLQQRGVTIWDEWATPEQTARFGREAGDLGPVYGHQWRNFGATRLPDGSYARDGVDQLANVVAEIRRNPESRRLIVSGWHPGEADQVALPPCHTLFQFYVDDGKLSCQLYQRSADVFLGVPFNIASYALLTMMIAQVTGLGVGDFVHTFGDVHLYNNHVEQAALQLSRAPRPLPTLRLDPSVTRLEDFTAEHVQLLDYDPHPGIKAPVAV; from the coding sequence GTGAAGGCCTACCTCGAGCTGCTCCAGCACGTGGTGGAGCGCGGCAAGCCACGGGGCGACCGCACCGGCACCGGCACCCGCTCGGTGTTCGGCTACCAGCTGCGCGTGGACCTCGCCGAGGGCTTCCCGCTGCTCACCACCAAGAAGGTGCACCTCAAGAGCATCGTCAACGAGCTGCTCTGGTTCATCCACGGCGAGACGCACGTGGAGTGGCTCCAGCAGCGCGGCGTCACCATCTGGGACGAGTGGGCCACGCCCGAGCAGACGGCCCGCTTCGGCCGGGAAGCGGGCGACCTGGGCCCCGTCTACGGCCACCAGTGGCGCAACTTCGGGGCCACGCGCCTGCCCGATGGAAGCTACGCGCGCGACGGCGTGGACCAGCTGGCCAACGTGGTGGCCGAGATTCGGCGCAACCCCGAGAGCCGGCGCCTGATCGTGAGCGGCTGGCACCCCGGCGAGGCCGACCAGGTGGCCCTGCCGCCCTGCCACACGCTCTTCCAGTTCTACGTGGACGACGGGAAGCTCAGCTGCCAGCTCTACCAGCGCAGCGCCGACGTGTTCCTGGGCGTGCCCTTCAACATCGCGAGCTACGCGCTGCTCACCATGATGATCGCGCAGGTCACGGGCCTCGGCGTGGGGGACTTCGTGCACACCTTCGGCGACGTGCACCTCTACAACAACCACGTGGAGCAGGCCGCGCTGCAGCTCTCGCGTGCGCCGCGCCCGCTGCCCACGCTGCGCCTCGACCCCAGCGTCACGCGCCTCGAGGACTTCACCGCCGAGCACGTGCAGCTGCTGGACTACGACCCGCACCCGGGCATCAAGGCGCCGGTCGCGGTATGA